Proteins co-encoded in one Capsicum annuum cultivar UCD-10X-F1 chromosome 9, UCD10Xv1.1, whole genome shotgun sequence genomic window:
- the LOC124887340 gene encoding photosystem I assembly protein Ycf3, translated as MLAQSEGNYAEALQNYYKAMRLEIDPYDRSYILYNIGLIHTSNGEHTKALEYYFRALERNPFLPQAFNNMAVICHYRGEQAIQQGDFEIAEAWFDQAAEYWKQAIALTPGNYIEAHNWLKITRRFK; from the exons ATGTTGGCTCAATCCGAAGGAAATTACGCGGAAGCTTTGCAGAATTATTATAAAGCTATGCGACTAGAAATTGATCCCTATGATCGAAGTTATATACTCTATAATATAGGGCTTATCCACACAAGTAATGGAGAACATACGAAAGCTTTGGAATATTATTTTCGAGCACTAGAACGAAACCCATTCTTACCACAAGCATTTAATAATATGGCCGTGATCTGTCATTAC CGGGGAGAACAGGCCATTCAACAGGGAGATTTTGAAATTGCAGAGGCTTGGTTCGATCAAGCCGCTGAGTATTGGAAACAGGCTATAGCGCTTACTCCCGGTAATTATATTGAAGCGCATAATTGGTTGAAGATCACGAGACggttcaaataa